The Sorangiineae bacterium MSr11954 DNA segment GGAGCTGATCACGTATTTCTTGTGCGCCTTCATGGTGCGCCAGCTCACCGGATCGTGGAGCTGTTGGCAGATCAACGCCGAGGTGCGCGATGGCACCTTGGCCATGCGGCTCCTTCGCCCCGTGCACCCGATGGTGGCCTACGCCATCGAGCAGCTCGTCGCCGCCCCCGTGCGCGGCATGCTCGCCATCCCGGTGGCCGCCGTGGCCCTCGCGTGGGTGGACGCGCCGCCGCTCGCGCGCGATCCGGTGGTGTGGCTGCTCTGGGCCATCTCCATGCTCGGCGCGTGGCTCATCAGCCTCCTCGCCAACTTCGCCATCGGCTGCACGGCGCTGTTCGTGGAGAGCAGCGTCAAGATCATGGACATCTGGCTGGCCCTCTTCTTCGTCCTCAGCGGCTACACCATCCCGGTCGAGCTCTTTCCCCGCGCGGTGCGCGCCATCGGCGATTGGCTCCCTTTCCGCTACCAGCTCGGCCTCCCCATCGAGCTCATGACCGGCATTCACGATCGCGCGGCCGCGCTCTCCTTGCTGGGCCGGCAGTGGCTCATGGTCGCGCTCCTCGCCGCCGTGGTGACGATCGTATGGCGGCGCGGCATCGGGCGCTTTGCGGCGTACGGCGGCTGATCGTGCGCCGCTATTTGCACCTGCTCCGCATCCAAGTCCGCACGTCGACCTTGCTCGGTCTGCAATACCGGCTCGACTTCGTGTTCGACGGGCTCATCGAGCTATTCTGGGCGCTCACGGCCATCGTCCCGCTCTTCATCGTCTTCGAGGCGCGCGAATCGGTGGCCGGGTGGACCTTCGGCGAGTCGCTGCTGGTGGTGGCCTGGTTCACCTTGCTCACGGGCGTGCTCGAGGGGGCCATCAACCCGAGCCTCGCCGTCGTGGTGGAGCATATCCGAAAAGGCACCCTCGACTTCGTGCTCCTCAAGCCCGCCGACGCGCAGTTCCTGGTGAGCACCGCGCGCTTTCAGCCGTGGCGCGCCATCAATGTCGTCACCGCCTCGATCCTCTTTGGCTACGCCTTCGCCAGGATTGGCCACGGCCCCAGCGTATCGGGCATCCTGGGCTCGCTCGCCCTCCTCGCGGCCTCGGTGACCATCCTGTATTCGTTGGGGATCCTCACCGTGAGCGGCGCCTTTTACGTGGTGAAGATCGACAATCTTTCGGCGCTCTTCCTATCCATCTTCGACGCGGCGCGCTGGCCATCGGCCGTCTTTCACGGTGTGCTTCGCCTGGTGTTCACCTTCGTCATCCCGCTGGCGGTGATGACCACGTATCCCTCGCTGGCCCTGCTCGACAAGCTGCCCGCGCAGACGTATACGCTCTCGTTCGGGGTGGCTGTCGCCTTCGCTATCGGCTCGCGCTTCATTTGGATGCATGCGATCGGCAAATACACATCGGCCGGCGGCTGAGCGCCGAATGCATGCTTTCTGGCCCCAAAGGCCCTAACTGCTAGGGTGGCACCACATGAAAGCATCCGACTTGTTCGTCAAGGCGCTGGAGGCGGAGGGCGTCGACTACGTATTCGGCATCCCGGGCGAAGAGAACCTCGATCTGCTCGAGTCGCTGCGCCGCTCCAAGATCAAGCTCGTCCTCACGCGCCACGAGCAGGCCGCCGGCTTCATGGCCGCGACCTACGGGCGCCTCACCGGCAAGGCCGGCGTGTGCCTCTCCACCCTCGGCCCCGGCGCCACCAACTTCGTCACCGCGGCCGCCTACGCCCAGCTCGGCGGCATGCCCATGCTGATGGTCACCGGCCAAAAGCCCATCAAGACGAGCAAGCAGGGCCACTTTCAAATCGTCGATGTGGTCGGCATGATGCAGCCGCTCACCAAGCTCACGCGCCAGATCGTCTCGATTGGCAACATCCCCGCCGCCGTGCGCGAAGCCTTCCGCCGCGCCGAGGAGGAGCGTCCCGGCGCCAGCCACCTGGAGCTCCCGGAGGACATCGCGCACGAGGAGGGCGACGGCAAACCCATCCCGCGAAGCTTCAGCCGCCGCCCCGTGGCCGAGGAGAAGGCCATCGCGCGCGCCGTCTCCGCCATCGAGGCCGCCCGCCACCCGCTCTTGATGATCGGCGCCGGCAGCAACCGCAAGACCACGTGCAAGATGCTGCACGAGCTCGTCGACCAGACCGGGATCCCCTTCTTCACCACCCAAATGGGCAAGGGCGTCATCGACGAGGCGCACCCGCTCTGGCTGGGCAACGCCACCTTGTCCGACGGCGACTTCGTGCACCGCGCCATCGACCACGCCGATTGCATCATCAATGTCGGCCACGACGTCATCGAAAAGCCGCCCTTCTTCATGCGCGGCGCCGACGGCCATGAAAAGACGGTCATCCACGTCAACTTCCTCGGGGCCCAGGTCGATCCCGTGTACTTTCCACAGATCGAGGTGGTGGGCGACATCGCCAACGCCGTGTGGCAAATCAAAGAGCGCCTCACCAAGAAACCGAACTGGGACTTTGCGCGCTTCACCGAGATCAAGCAGCACCTCGAGGAGCACCTGAAGAAGGGCCAAGACGATCCGCGCTTCCCCATGTACCCCGTGCGCATCGTGCGCGATGTGTACGACGCCACGCCCGAGGACGGCATCGTGTGCCTCGACAACGGCATGTACAAGATCTGGTTTGCCCGTTACTACCGCGCGCACAAGCCCAACTCGCTTTTGCTCGACAACGCGCTGGCCTCCATGGGCGCCGGCCTGCCCTCGGCCATGGCCGCCAAGATCGTGTACCCGCAGCGCAAGGTCATCGCCGTGTGCGGCGATGGCGGCTTCATGATGAACTCGCAGGAGCTGGAGACGGCGGTGCGCTTGAAGCTCGACCTGGTGGTGATGATCCTGCGCGACGACGCCTTCGGCATGATCCGCTGGAAGCAAGAGAACATGAACTTTCCGGATTATGCGATGACCTTGCAAAATCCGGATTTCGTTGCATACGCCAAGAGCTATGGCGCGCACGGCCATCGCGTGGAGTCGGCCGATCGCCTCGCCCCGCTCTTGACGGAGTGCCTCTCCACCTCGGGCGTGCACGTCATCGACGTCCCCATCGACTATTCCGACAACGAACGTGTGCTCAACCGCGAAATCAAGCGGCTGTCTGCGCGTCTCTGAGCGAAGCCGCAAGCGAAGAACGCGAAGAAAGCGAAGGAGGAGCGCGAGATGCTGAAGGAAGCCTATCCGTATTATCTGGCCAACCAGGCGGTTTTTGCCAACACCGATCTGGAGGTCACCGACAAATACAGCGGCAAGGTCGCGACCCGCGTGGCGCTGGCCGACGCCAAGGCCATCGACCAAGCCATCGGCGCCGCGGTCACCGCGACCAAGCCGCTTCGCGAGATGGCGCCGTTCCAAAGGCAGGCCGTGCTGGAGCACTGCGTCGCGCGCTTTCGCCAGCGCTTCGATGAGTTGGCCGAGGCCCTGTGCATCGAGGCGGGCAAGCCGATCAACGACTCCAAGGGCGAGGTCACGCGCCTGATCGACACCTTCCGCGTGGCCGCCGAAGAATCGGTGCGCGTCGACGGCGAAATCGTCAACTTGGAAATCTCGGCCCGGGCCAAAGGCTACCAGGGCTTCTCCAAGCGCGTGCCCATCGGCCCGTGCTCGTTCATCTCGCCCTTCAACTTCCCCCTCAACTTGGCGGCGCACAAGGTCGCGCCGGCGCTGGCGGTCGGCTGTCCCTTCGTGCTCAAGCCCGCGAGCCGCACCCCCATCGGCGCCTTGATCATCGGCGAGGTCCTGGCGGAGACCGATCTGCCCAAGGGCGCCTTCTCCATCCTCCCCGCGCACCGCGACGGCGCCGATTTGTTTACGGTGGACGAGCGCTTCAAGCTTTTGTCCTTCACCGGCTCGCCCGCGGTGGGCTGGGACTTGAAGGCCAAGGCGGGCAAGAAGAAGGTCGTGCTGGAGCTCGGCGGCAACGCGGCCGCCATCGTCGATCGCGATCAGGGCGCGCGGCTCGACTACGTGGTCGAACGGCTCGCGTTTGGCGCCTATTACCAATCCGGACAGAGCTGCATCGGCGTGCAGCGCATCCTCGTGCACGAATCCGTTTACGATGCCTTGCGCTCCAAGCTGATCGCCAAGGTGCGCTCGCTCAAAATGGGCGATCCCAAGGATCCGAACACCTTCGTGGGCCCGATGATCTCGGTCTCCGAGTCGAAGAGGCTCTCGGGGTGGATGGATGCGGCGGTCCGCGCGGGCGCCACGATCGTCGCGGGCGGCAAGGTGGATGGGGCGATGTTCGAGGCGACCTTGCTCGAGGACGTCGGACGCGATCAGGATCTGTACCGCAAAGAGGCGTTTGGCCCGGTGGCGATCCTCGAAAAATTCACGAGCTTCGAGGACGCGCTCGCCCGCGTGAACGACAGCGATTTCGGCCTGCAAGCCGGCGTGTTCACCGATTCGCTGGCCCACGCGCACCGCGCTTGGGACGAGCTCGAGGTGGGGGGCGTGATCATCGGCGACGTCCCCTCCTTTCGCGTCGACAACATGCCGTACGGCGGCGTAAAGGACTCGGGCCTCGGGCGCGAAGGGATCCGCTACGCGATCGAGGACATGACGGAGCTGCGCTTGATGGTCGTGCGCAAAACGCCGGCCTGATCCGGAGCGCCGATGCGTTCGAGGCTGTTCTAAGGCAGATAGCCCTCTCGGCGCATGGTCGAGAGGCTATCGCGCACGGCCTCCTCGAGCGCTTGCAAATGCGCATCGGAGTGGGCGGGTGAGACGAAGAAGACCCAGCCCTCCCACGTGTAGATGCCGCGCAGGTGCAGGTGCTGAACGAGGAGGGTGGCGAGCGGCGGCATGACGAACGTAAACATCGATCCATAGCGCGCCACGCGAATGGGAAACGACTCGCGCTCGAGCCAGGCCGCCAGGCGATGCGTCAGCGCGCCCGTTCTCCGATTCTGCTCCTCCTGGAGCGAGGTTCCGGTCGTCTTCAACCGGCCAATCACGGCGCGCATGGCCGCCATGGTCAGGGGGTTTTTGTTGAAGGTGCCGGCAAACCAAATCTTGTCGTTCTTTGGATGATCCGAGCCCTCGAAGCGCCAGCGGCCGCCGTCGATGTAGTCCAGGTACTCGGCTCTCCCCGCCACCACGCCGATGGGCATTCCACCGCCGATGATTTTGCCGTACGTGGCCAGATCCGCGCGGACACCGAAGTAGCTCTGGCTCCCGCCGCGGTGGGCTCGAAATCCCTGCATGACATCGTCGACGATCAGCGCGATGTCGCGCGACGCCGTGAGGGCGCGCAGCTCGCGCAGAAACGCCGCCGGCTGAACGTTCAGATGCCGCGCCTGGACCGGCTCGACCACGACGGCGGCGATCGCCTCGGCGTGCTCCGAGATGACGTCGAGGCTCGCCGCATCGTCGTAGCGGAGAACGAGGGTGCTGGCCGTGTGGCTCGGCGCGACGCCCAAGGTCGCATGAATCCCGCCCACCACATCGTCGTACGAGCCATGGTACGAGTCCTCGAACACGACGATCTTGGTTCGGCCCGTGGCCGCTCGGGCGAGTCGCACCGCGATCATGACGGCCTCGGTGCCCGTATTGCAAAATGCGACGCGCTCGTCGCCCGTGAGATCCGTGATGCCGGCGGCGTTCTCGGCCGCCACCTCCGATTGAAAGCCCATCGGTGCGCCGTACGCCAGCCGCTCGGTCAACGCATCGAGGATGAACCGAGGCCGGTGCCCGAAATAATGAACGCCAAACCCGAGCGCGAAATCGATGTACGCATTTCCATCCAGATCCCATACGTGCGGCCCCTCGCAGCGCACGCCCACGAGCGAATAGCGCAGGCGCTTCGTGGCCAGCCAGAAATGGCGCGCATCGGCCGGCATGCTCCGTGAGAAGCCGCTCGAGGCGCGCGGATCGGCCAGGGCCGGCCACCCTCGTTCGCGGCGGGCGCGCGATGCGCGGGTCCTTTGCACATAGGCCGCGATGAACTGCTCCAGGTACTTCGTCTGGGCGACATTCATGCCGTCACACATTGACATAGAGGGCGCGCGGGAGAATGGCGTAGCATTTGATCAGCTCGCGGATGCCGCGGTCGAGCGAATACTGCGCGCGAAATCCCGTGGCCGTGAGACGGGCGCTGGAGACGATGCAATCCCGGATATCGGGGTCGTGGCCGGCCCCCGATTGCACGTAGACGAAGGAGGGGATGCAGCGCTTGATCGCTTCGCAAACTTGGACCCGGGTGAGGTTGGCGTCGTCCATGCCGACGTTGTACGCGCGCCCTTTCATGGTCTCGAAGTGATCCATGGCGTGGAGAAATGCGCGCCCCGCGTCGTGGACGTGAATGAGGTTGCGGCGGCGTTGCCCCTCGAAAAAAAGGACGGAGCCCTCGTGTACCGCACGGTACACATAGTCGTTCACCAGCAGATCGCGGCGCATGCGGGGTGAGACGCCGAACAAGGTGGCCATACGAAGCGAGATAGAGCTCGCGCGCTCCAGCACCCGCGCTTCGCCCTCGACCTTCAGCCGCCCGTACAGCGACACCGGGGCGAGCGGCGTCTCCTCCGTGCAAATCGCGTCGCCCGCCCCCACACCGTATCCGCTGTTGGTGGCCGGATAGAGGATCCGCTGCGACGGCGAGGCGTGCGCGAGGAGCAGCTTCAAGCCGTCGCGCATGATGGTCTCCGCGGCGATGGGGTCGACGTCGCAAATGCGCATGCCCACCAACGCCGCCAGCGGGACGATCGTATCGTGCGCGCGCACCAAGGTTTTGACCATTGGCTCGTCGCGCGCATCGCCTCGGACCACCTCGAAGTGCGGGAACGCACAGCAGTCCAGGAGGCTCGCCTGCTGCCAGAGGAAGCTGTCGAGCACCGTCACATGATGGCCTTCCTCGAGCAGCTGCCGAACGAGCACCGAGCCAAGGTAACCGCCCCCGCCCGTCACGAGGACGCGGTGGTGGGTGCGCGGGATCGTCTCTGTCGTGTGGGTCATGAGAAGCTCTCCTCGAGGATGCGCCGGGCGCGACGTTCGAAATCGTCCGCCGCGATCATCTAGATGGACCGTTCGGTACAAATGCGACGACCGTCTCGGGGCGAGCGCCCGCGCGCAAAAGCCGCGCCCCGATCTCGATCGCCTGGCGATCGAGCGCCTCGTACGACCCGCTCGAGTCCCCATGGACCACGGCCTCCGCGCGCGGCGTGCGCAGCGCCTGCTCGTCGAAGAGGCCGTGGACCGTGGGCTTCACGCTCAGTGGCGGGCGTTGAACGAGCCCGCCCCGTTGTTGTGGGCCGTGGTCTGAATGCAATAACCGTGGTTGCGCTGCGTCGGCAGCCTCCAGTTGTTGCCGTTGCAGGACACCGCCACCCCGTTGACCGTGAGCCGTCGCCCTTGGCCCAAACCGTTGCACGTACCGGTGGCAATTTGGGACGTCGTCTCGTGGCACGTCTCCCGCGTCCCGAGGGTGCCGGAGTTGAAGCTGGCGTTGTCTGGCACGTCGAACCGCCGCGGCGTGGTGCAAAGGCCCGAACAGGGCGACGCCGCCTCGTGCGGGCTGCCGCCGTTGTCGTGGCACGCCGCGAGGCAGTCTTCGAACTGCCCGCCGCACGCGTTCTCGTCCCCGGCCTTGCCCAGATCGTGGCACGCGGACGCGCCGGGATCCGTCTCGCCTTGGCAGAGGCGCGCGAGCTGCCCGCAGGTGGTCATGGGGAGCGGCTCCCAGAGCGAGGACTCGAGGGACGGGGTCTGGTCCAACTGCGCTTGATGCGTTTGCGAGGCCACGTAGAGCTGCCCTTTGTCGAGCACCCGATCGCCGGCGGCGTACGTGATTTGCGGCTGCCACGTACCGTCGTTGTTGTTCACCCGCTCCCAGCTCGCCGATCCCCGAGGAGGCTGGGTCGACTGCGACACATGATCGGCGAGCGCCCGGTAGTTGACGTTCTGATACGAAATGACCGTTCCGCGGCTGTAGCTCGCGCCGCTCCGCCAAAGATTGATGAGCGGCAGCTTGCGCATCATATCGTGGTCCTCGTGGGCCACCACGTGGCAGTGCCAGAGGTAGCCCGGCCCCGACGTCGGATCGAGCGGGAATTGGTTCTCACCCGGGCGCACCCCGCCGCTCGGCGTCTCCTGCGGCGCCCAGCGCGCCAGGATCTTCACCACCGTCCCGGGCTGCACCCGCACCGTGTCCTTCCACCCCGTCTCGTACGGCAAAGGCGGGCGCGCAGGGCCGACCAGGAAGGGCGCGGGATCGACCGGAATGGGCCTGGTCACCGGCCGATGGCCGTTGAGCAAGAGCCAGCGCCGAAGGTACGCGTCGGAGTCGAAGTCCTGCCGGCTCACCACCTGGAACTCGATCAAATGCAGGTGCACCTGATGATCGGCGCCCCCCACGATGTTGACCAGGCTCCACTCCTCGGTCGATCCCACGACCGGAAAATCCGTGGTGGGCTGTGTGAAGTCGATGCCGTCCGCCAGGCGGATCTGGCTGCCGTCCTGGGAGAAAATATTGTGGAAGGTCTTGATCCGGCGCGGCGCATCGGCGGTGAGGGTGGCCCGGGGAGGAAAGAGCGACGCCGAGAGCGGCGGCGGCGTCACGGCCGGGCTGTTGGCGACCGTAAAGCGCATGACCACGCCCAGGTTGTTGGGATCTTCGCCCTCGCGCAGGTTCGAGTTGCGCATGATGATGCGGGTGCCGGGCGCGAACTTGGAAAAATCGACCAGGACGTCGGCGCGCTCGGTGATGCCGATGGTCACCTCGTCGACGGTCTGCGGCTTCGGGAGATAGCCGCCGTCGGACCCGATGATCGTAAATGGGACACGGGCGCCGTTGTTGTCGAACGAGAG contains these protein-coding regions:
- a CDS encoding aminotransferase class III-fold pyridoxal phosphate-dependent enzyme; this encodes MNVAQTKYLEQFIAAYVQRTRASRARRERGWPALADPRASSGFSRSMPADARHFWLATKRLRYSLVGVRCEGPHVWDLDGNAYIDFALGFGVHYFGHRPRFILDALTERLAYGAPMGFQSEVAAENAAGITDLTGDERVAFCNTGTEAVMIAVRLARAATGRTKIVVFEDSYHGSYDDVVGGIHATLGVAPSHTASTLVLRYDDAASLDVISEHAEAIAAVVVEPVQARHLNVQPAAFLRELRALTASRDIALIVDDVMQGFRAHRGGSQSYFGVRADLATYGKIIGGGMPIGVVAGRAEYLDYIDGGRWRFEGSDHPKNDKIWFAGTFNKNPLTMAAMRAVIGRLKTTGTSLQEEQNRRTGALTHRLAAWLERESFPIRVARYGSMFTFVMPPLATLLVQHLHLRGIYTWEGWVFFVSPAHSDAHLQALEEAVRDSLSTMRREGYLP
- a CDS encoding aldehyde dehydrogenase family protein, with the translated sequence MLKEAYPYYLANQAVFANTDLEVTDKYSGKVATRVALADAKAIDQAIGAAVTATKPLREMAPFQRQAVLEHCVARFRQRFDELAEALCIEAGKPINDSKGEVTRLIDTFRVAAEESVRVDGEIVNLEISARAKGYQGFSKRVPIGPCSFISPFNFPLNLAAHKVAPALAVGCPFVLKPASRTPIGALIIGEVLAETDLPKGAFSILPAHRDGADLFTVDERFKLLSFTGSPAVGWDLKAKAGKKKVVLELGGNAAAIVDRDQGARLDYVVERLAFGAYYQSGQSCIGVQRILVHESVYDALRSKLIAKVRSLKMGDPKDPNTFVGPMISVSESKRLSGWMDAAVRAGATIVAGGKVDGAMFEATLLEDVGRDQDLYRKEAFGPVAILEKFTSFEDALARVNDSDFGLQAGVFTDSLAHAHRAWDELEVGGVIIGDVPSFRVDNMPYGGVKDSGLGREGIRYAIEDMTELRLMVVRKTPA
- a CDS encoding ABC-2 family transporter protein, coding for MAARHRALCGVRRLIVRRYLHLLRIQVRTSTLLGLQYRLDFVFDGLIELFWALTAIVPLFIVFEARESVAGWTFGESLLVVAWFTLLTGVLEGAINPSLAVVVEHIRKGTLDFVLLKPADAQFLVSTARFQPWRAINVVTASILFGYAFARIGHGPSVSGILGSLALLAASVTILYSLGILTVSGAFYVVKIDNLSALFLSIFDAARWPSAVFHGVLRLVFTFVIPLAVMTTYPSLALLDKLPAQTYTLSFGVAVAFAIGSRFIWMHAIGKYTSAGG
- a CDS encoding acetolactate synthase large subunit — protein: MKASDLFVKALEAEGVDYVFGIPGEENLDLLESLRRSKIKLVLTRHEQAAGFMAATYGRLTGKAGVCLSTLGPGATNFVTAAAYAQLGGMPMLMVTGQKPIKTSKQGHFQIVDVVGMMQPLTKLTRQIVSIGNIPAAVREAFRRAEEERPGASHLELPEDIAHEEGDGKPIPRSFSRRPVAEEKAIARAVSAIEAARHPLLMIGAGSNRKTTCKMLHELVDQTGIPFFTTQMGKGVIDEAHPLWLGNATLSDGDFVHRAIDHADCIINVGHDVIEKPPFFMRGADGHEKTVIHVNFLGAQVDPVYFPQIEVVGDIANAVWQIKERLTKKPNWDFARFTEIKQHLEEHLKKGQDDPRFPMYPVRIVRDVYDATPEDGIVCLDNGMYKIWFARYYRAHKPNSLLLDNALASMGAGLPSAMAAKIVYPQRKVIAVCGDGGFMMNSQELETAVRLKLDLVVMILRDDAFGMIRWKQENMNFPDYAMTLQNPDFVAYAKSYGAHGHRVESADRLAPLLTECLSTSGVHVIDVPIDYSDNERVLNREIKRLSARL
- a CDS encoding ABC-2 family transporter protein; translation: MTAARDLQRRARATLRALPTMARIAFAEALAYRAEVVVWTLATTMPLVMLALWLAVAEEAPVGRWGQRELITYFLCAFMVRQLTGSWSCWQINAEVRDGTLAMRLLRPVHPMVAYAIEQLVAAPVRGMLAIPVAAVALAWVDAPPLARDPVVWLLWAISMLGAWLISLLANFAIGCTALFVESSVKIMDIWLALFFVLSGYTIPVELFPRAVRAIGDWLPFRYQLGLPIELMTGIHDRAAALSLLGRQWLMVALLAAVVTIVWRRGIGRFAAYGG
- a CDS encoding multicopper oxidase domain-containing protein, encoding MSTRQLAHLSVPIVILGVWTGCGQALDDEEPSGSIQQKAEAEKTERAEKAEAESGPPSAAQTPLDPNTIPKFAHELPIPGELAPTFVTSGGRIIRQEFTVSVAQTSVQMLPPGFPDTTVMAYGGNLKIPGSAATEFGRTVPGPVMENTRGLPTRVFWRNQITTNHFLPIDPTLHWANPNFINPPEPPFNPFPPGYSKALSNVPLVTHNHGLVVLSGFDGVAEEWFTNSPLVTGPSFVSRDYDKPNEQPGTQLFYHDHTMGMTRIGLYSGLLGTGYFIRDPNSPLDKSTSPLPKDAFEIPLVFQDRAFFTDGELNFPRESDNPSNAYWSAGEDSDTVLVNGKVWPNLNVQRRQYRFRMLAGANARTFTLSFDNNGARVPFTIIGSDGGYLPKPQTVDEVTIGITERADVLVDFSKFAPGTRIIMRNSNLREGEDPNNLGVVMRFTVANSPAVTPPPLSASLFPPRATLTADAPRRIKTFHNIFSQDGSQIRLADGIDFTQPTTDFPVVGSTEEWSLVNIVGGADHQVHLHLIEFQVVSRQDFDSDAYLRRWLLLNGHRPVTRPIPVDPAPFLVGPARPPLPYETGWKDTVRVQPGTVVKILARWAPQETPSGGVRPGENQFPLDPTSGPGYLWHCHVVAHEDHDMMRKLPLINLWRSGASYSRGTVISYQNVNYRALADHVSQSTQPPRGSASWERVNNNDGTWQPQITYAAGDRVLDKGQLYVASQTHQAQLDQTPSLESSLWEPLPMTTCGQLARLCQGETDPGASACHDLGKAGDENACGGQFEDCLAACHDNGGSPHEAASPCSGLCTTPRRFDVPDNASFNSGTLGTRETCHETTSQIATGTCNGLGQGRRLTVNGVAVSCNGNNWRLPTQRNHGYCIQTTAHNNGAGSFNARH
- a CDS encoding NAD(P)-dependent oxidoreductase, with the translated sequence MTHTTETIPRTHHRVLVTGGGGYLGSVLVRQLLEEGHHVTVLDSFLWQQASLLDCCAFPHFEVVRGDARDEPMVKTLVRAHDTIVPLAALVGMRICDVDPIAAETIMRDGLKLLLAHASPSQRILYPATNSGYGVGAGDAICTEETPLAPVSLYGRLKVEGEARVLERASSISLRMATLFGVSPRMRRDLLVNDYVYRAVHEGSVLFFEGQRRRNLIHVHDAGRAFLHAMDHFETMKGRAYNVGMDDANLTRVQVCEAIKRCIPSFVYVQSGAGHDPDIRDCIVSSARLTATGFRAQYSLDRGIRELIKCYAILPRALYVNV